A stretch of the Phyllopteryx taeniolatus isolate TA_2022b chromosome 5, UOR_Ptae_1.2, whole genome shotgun sequence genome encodes the following:
- the il34 gene encoding interleukin-34 isoform X2, producing the protein MVQRFISGRLLGALLGLFLLMPVLMAPTPPSMCTPLRTLDDNLSHRRRYMKHNFPVNYTIRVHREEVFKLSNISRMRLNVDNLEEFHFQRMWFLVNHGVLKRIIRVMPERHPSRPYTTELEKRLQDAEGVFVQSHPPEVFQQELPDAVQDIWDGLTEESDRVPESSWRLGYLPLSERQEESLKGKQLRGGYSGGCGGGHPSSC; encoded by the exons GCCTGTTTCTGCTCATGCCTGTTCTGATGGCACCAACACCACCAAGCATGTGTACTCCTTTGAGGACGCTCGATGACAATCTGAGCCACAGGCGACGATACATG AAACACAACTTCCCTGTCAACTACACCATCAGGGTTCATCGCGAGGAAGTTTTTAAACTATCAAACATCAGCAGAATG AGGTTAAATGTGGACAACTTAGAAGAGTTTCACTTCCAGAGGATGTGGTTCCTTGTTAACCACGGCGTGTTGAAAAGG ATAATCCGAGTGATGCCAGAGAGACATCCTTCGCGTCCCTACACCACAGAGTTGGAGAAACGTCTCCAAGACGCAGAGGGAGTCTTCGTGCAGTCGCATCCTCCGGAG GTGTTCCAGCAGGAGCTTCCAGATGCAGTCCAGGACATTTGGGATGGTTTAACAGAAGAGTCAGACAGAGTGCCAGAGTCCAGCTGGAG acTTGGATACCTCCCATTGTCAGAAAGGCAGGAAGAAAGCCTTAAGGGCAAACAGCTGAGAGGAGGCTATAGCGGGGGTTGTGGGGGGGGCCATCCCTCTTCATGCTAA
- the il34 gene encoding interleukin-34 isoform X1, translating into MVQRFISGRLLGALLGLFLLMPVLMAPTPPSMCTPLRTLDDNLSHRRRYMKHNFPVNYTIRVHREEVFKLSNISRMRLNVDNLEEFHFQRMWFLVNHGVLKRIIRVMPERHPSRPYTTELEKRLQDAEGVFVQSHPPEVFQQELPDAVQDIWDGLTEESDRVPESSWRFASPKSLLDNFCHTMYCLFSECFATTETLDYLDTSHCQKGRKKALRANS; encoded by the exons GCCTGTTTCTGCTCATGCCTGTTCTGATGGCACCAACACCACCAAGCATGTGTACTCCTTTGAGGACGCTCGATGACAATCTGAGCCACAGGCGACGATACATG AAACACAACTTCCCTGTCAACTACACCATCAGGGTTCATCGCGAGGAAGTTTTTAAACTATCAAACATCAGCAGAATG AGGTTAAATGTGGACAACTTAGAAGAGTTTCACTTCCAGAGGATGTGGTTCCTTGTTAACCACGGCGTGTTGAAAAGG ATAATCCGAGTGATGCCAGAGAGACATCCTTCGCGTCCCTACACCACAGAGTTGGAGAAACGTCTCCAAGACGCAGAGGGAGTCTTCGTGCAGTCGCATCCTCCGGAG GTGTTCCAGCAGGAGCTTCCAGATGCAGTCCAGGACATTTGGGATGGTTTAACAGAAGAGTCAGACAGAGTGCCAGAGTCCAGCTGGAGGTTTGCTTCTCCAAAATCCCTTTTGGACAATTTCTGTCACACGATGTACTGCCTCTTCAGTGAGTGCTTTGCCACCACAGAAACACTGGACT acTTGGATACCTCCCATTGTCAGAAAGGCAGGAAGAAAGCCTTAAGGGCAAACAGCTGA